From Drosophila yakuba strain Tai18E2 chromosome 2L, Prin_Dyak_Tai18E2_2.1, whole genome shotgun sequence, one genomic window encodes:
- the LOC6527212 gene encoding transmembrane protein 214-B isoform X1 codes for MSGQWEVVSKSRKQKNLDKKVTAHSEKKRIEAQLPKLEELLPTQRYRNLFGSGNNNNNKSHSPAKSSSSASSSSKANKSPVKKQTVKNAAGSTLKKSTSSAASKPKTLELALRNVTQDDFAAQLEQVKLSCPGSELRWLSHIARYFNEALSYDCDPIFSGRSAQYPSNLASASLKYSIVEFLGSVGEQNLEYFFYSLLDSMSTDLNNNQTVAGYKLILQLIGQNWPNICSRNLAKTALLRNSYQNRSNICLSILWAIGQGGYQSLNEGVRVWQNLMLPNLELKQYSKFVVEYMERVLSAAAARKSSDPLQLNQQEFFATYNALNAPYTNLPKEWQQSLKRSALLLLQNYINSPVKHANIFLTLFREISASSKQTNEIEGCISCLLSSGRDDCLRVWRMNYKKQQLPSLLLLKAIDDNWTTSTHELATSAVYHSFLQDVENLNDELQGSKRNEGHLDSLKEVLLSVQEKSSAQQKKNKQNAAAQKKRCGCCKWTLGSIFIIALIAGALYYDTEVNGKGVFEKSATGKVLKNAGVLPHVQKSWYTVMSAGARGYKWAEVNVPPYTEPAIKTTGDLWKLARNAACNAFQSGKGYFGAKWPVVAKFIDQYVPNLSGKIEAFAAGASDLAVSSYEKSVVLIKEKVLVGRLSPENINQALNQTRNAALEYYNQFHKKVDAYAKLK; via the exons ATGTCTGGACAATGGGAGGTGGTCTCCAAGTCGCGCAAGCAAAAGAACCTGGACAAGAAGGTGACTGCGCACAGCGAGAAGAAGCGTATTGAGGCCCAGCTGCCCAAACTGGAGGAGCTGT TGCCAACTCAGCGGTATCGCAATTTGTTCGGCtccggcaacaacaacaacaacaagtccCATTCCCCTGCGAAATCTAGTTCAAGTGCCTCATCTTCCTCAAAAGCCAATAAGTCGCCAGTTAAAAAGCAAACCGTAAAGAATGCCGCTGGCTCGACCCTGAAAAAGTCCACGTCTTCAGCTGCTTCGAAGCCAAAGACCCTGGAGCTGGCCCTGAGGAACGTCACCCAGGATGATTTTGCAGCTCAACTGGAGCAAGTGAAACTCAGTTGTCCTGGCTCCGAGCTGCGCTGGTTAAGTCAT ATTGCAAGATACTTTAATGAAGCCTTGTCCTATGACTGCGATCCCATCTTCTCTGGCCGCTCCGCTCAGTATCCCAGCAACTTGGCCAGTGCCTCGCTCAAGTATTCGATTGTGGAGTTTCTGGGCAGTGTGGGCGAGCAAAACCTGGAGTATTTTTTCTACTCTCTGCTGGATAGCATGTCAACGGATCTGAACAATAATCAGACGGTGGCAGGCTACAAGCTGATCCTACAGTTGATCGGGCAAAACTGGCCGAACATTTGCTCTAGGAACCTGGCCAAGACTGCGTTGCTGAGGAACTCCTACCAGAACCGCAGCAACATCTGCCTCAGCATCCTGTGGGCCATCGGCCAGGGTGGTTATCAGTCGCTAAACGAGGGCGTTCGCGTGTGGCAGAACCTGATGCTGCCCAATCTGGAGCTAAAGCAGTACTCCAAGTTTGTGGTCGAGTATATGGAGCGGGTTCTGAGTGCAGCTGCTGCCCGAAAGTCGTCGGATCCTCTGCAGCTCAACCAGCAGGAGTTCTTTGCCACCTACAATGCGCTGAATGCGCCCTACACCAACCTGCCCAAGGAATGGCAGCAAAGTTTGAAGCGAAGTGCGCTTTTGTTGCTT CAAAACTATATCAACAGTCCTGTGAAGCATGCCAACATATTCCTTACGCTCTTCCGGGAAATAAGTGCCAGCTCCAAGCAGACAAATGAGATCGAAGGCTGCATTAGTTGTCTGCTCAGCAGCGGCAGAGATGATTGTCTCCGGGTGTGGCGCATGAACTACAAGAAGCAACAGTTGCCTAGTCTACTGCTACTCAAAGCTATAG ACGACAATTGGACCACGTCCACCCATGAGTTGGCTACGTCGGCTGTATATCACTCTTTTCTGCAAGATGTGGAGAACCTGAACGATGAGCTGCAGGGAAGCAAGCGGAATGAAGGTCACCTAGATAGTTTAAAGGAGGTTTTGCTG AGCGTCCAGGAGAAGAGCAGCGCGCAGCAGAAGAAGAACAAACAGAATGCCGCGGCACAGAAAAAGCGATGTGGATGCTGCAAGTGGACATTGGGCAGCATCTTCATCATCGCTCTGATTGCCGGTGCTCTGTACTACGACACCGAGGTCAACGGCAAGGGCGTGTTCGAGAAATCTGCCACCGGCAAGGTGCTGAAGAATGCCGGAGTGCTGCCGCATGTCCAGAAGTCCTGGTACACGGTCATGAGCGCCGGAGCGCGGGGTTACAAGTGGGCGGAAGTGAATGTGCCGCCGTACACAGAGCCGGCGATCAAGACCACCGGCGACCTGTGGAAGCTGGCGAGGAATGCGGCCTGCAACGCCTTCCAGAGCGGCAAGGGATACTTTGGCGCCAAGTGGCCCGTTGTGGCCAAATTC ATTGACCAATACGTGCCCAATTTGTCTGGAAAGATCGAAGCTTTTGCCGCGGGCGCTAGCGATTTAGCAGTCAGCAGCTACGAAAAGTCGGTCGTGCTCATCAAGGAAAAGGTTCTTGT TGGCCGTCTCTCGCCCGAGAACATCAATCAGGCGCTGAACCAAACGCGTAACGCCGCCCTGGAGTACTACAACCAGTTTCACAAAAAGGTCGACGCATACGCTAAGCTCAAATGA
- the LOC6527212 gene encoding uncharacterized protein LOC6527212 isoform X2, protein MAQVKPKSNKQGGKPAPAAKKSVQEKSSAQQKKNKQNAAAQKKRCGCCKWTLGSIFIIALIAGALYYDTEVNGKGVFEKSATGKVLKNAGVLPHVQKSWYTVMSAGARGYKWAEVNVPPYTEPAIKTTGDLWKLARNAACNAFQSGKGYFGAKWPVVAKFIDQYVPNLSGKIEAFAAGASDLAVSSYEKSVVLIKEKVLVGRLSPENINQALNQTRNAALEYYNQFHKKVDAYAKLK, encoded by the exons ATGGCTCAGGTTAAACCGAAAAGTAACAAACAGGGCGGCAAACCAGCGCCGGCCGCCAAAAAG AGCGTCCAGGAGAAGAGCAGCGCGCAGCAGAAGAAGAACAAACAGAATGCCGCGGCACAGAAAAAGCGATGTGGATGCTGCAAGTGGACATTGGGCAGCATCTTCATCATCGCTCTGATTGCCGGTGCTCTGTACTACGACACCGAGGTCAACGGCAAGGGCGTGTTCGAGAAATCTGCCACCGGCAAGGTGCTGAAGAATGCCGGAGTGCTGCCGCATGTCCAGAAGTCCTGGTACACGGTCATGAGCGCCGGAGCGCGGGGTTACAAGTGGGCGGAAGTGAATGTGCCGCCGTACACAGAGCCGGCGATCAAGACCACCGGCGACCTGTGGAAGCTGGCGAGGAATGCGGCCTGCAACGCCTTCCAGAGCGGCAAGGGATACTTTGGCGCCAAGTGGCCCGTTGTGGCCAAATTC ATTGACCAATACGTGCCCAATTTGTCTGGAAAGATCGAAGCTTTTGCCGCGGGCGCTAGCGATTTAGCAGTCAGCAGCTACGAAAAGTCGGTCGTGCTCATCAAGGAAAAGGTTCTTGT TGGCCGTCTCTCGCCCGAGAACATCAATCAGGCGCTGAACCAAACGCGTAACGCCGCCCTGGAGTACTACAACCAGTTTCACAAAAAGGTCGACGCATACGCTAAGCTCAAATGA
- the LOC6527213 gene encoding vacuolar protein sorting-associated protein 72 homolog produces the protein MAASRSRRNNAGNKIAHLLNEEEEDDFYKTSYGGFQEDEEDKEYEQKDEEEDVVDSDFSIDEHDEPISDQEEAPDKKRKRGGVNTKAYKETKPAAKKETKAAPALHKKRPGGGVTKRRPRPRFTVLDSGRKSIRTSTAIKTQATKIRLKELDDARKRKKKKVRVEDYMPTQEELLEEAKITEEENIKSLEKFQKMELEKKKSRPTKRTFSGPTIRYHSLTMPAMRKPIRAANPASDLKDLAGKCERTFVTIENDFNDKVFQNIFRHKPPPKASNGICPITRLPARYFDPVTQQPYYSIQAFKILREAYYMQLEQQGGGSEQPELAKWLEWRKLVKENRLKASAAASKNENN, from the exons ATGGCTGCGTCGCGCTCCCGGCGTAACAATGCCGGCAACAAAATAGCCCATTTACTGAATGAGGAAGAGGAGGACGACTTTTACAAAACATCCTATGGTGGATTTCAGGAGGACGAAGAGGATAAGGAATACGA GCAAAAAGACGAAGAGGAGGATGTGGTGGACTCGGACTTTAGTATTGATGAGCATGATGAGCCCATTTCGGATCAGGAAGAGGCGCCCGATAAAAAGCGAAAACGCGGTGGCGTTAACACAAAGGCTTATAAG GAAACAAAGCCTGCAGCCAAGAAGGAAACAAAGGCCGCACCGGCCTTGCACAAGAAAAGACCTGGTGGTGGGGTAACGAAACGGCGGCCACGTCCCCGTTTCACGGTCCTGGATTCCGGCCGCAAATCCATACGCACATCCACGGCGATCAAGACGCAGGCTACCAAAATACGCCTCAAGGAATTGGACGATGCCCGCAAGCGCAAAAAGAAGAAGGTGCGTGTGGAGGACTACATGCCCAcgcaggaggagctgctggaggaggCCAAAATAACCGAGGAAGAAAACATTAAATCTTTGG AGAAATTCCAAAAAatggagctggagaagaagAAATCACGTCCCACCAAGCGCACGTTCTCCGGGCCCACGATACGTTACCATTCACTGACCATGCCAGCAATGCGAAAGCCCATTCGCGCAGCTAACCCTGCGAGCGATTTAAAGGATCTCGCTGGAAAGTGCGAACGCACATTTGTCACCATTGAGAACGATTTCAATGACAAGGTGTTCCAGAACATCTTCCGCCACAAACCGCCACCAAAAGCAAGCAATGGCATCTGTCCAATCACCAGGCTGCCAGCCCGCTACTTTGATCCGGTCACACAGCAGCCCTACTACAGCATCCAAGCCTTCAAAATTCTGCGCGAGGCCTACTACATGCAGCTGGAACAGCAGGGCGGAGGCAGCGAGCAGCCCGAGCTGGCCAAATGGCTGGAGTGGCGCAAGCTGGTCAAGGAGAATCGTCTGAAGGCTTCAGCAGCTGCCAGCAAGAACGAAAACAACTAG
- the LOC6527214 gene encoding calcium-binding protein P: MKSCVAIGVLMVLVLQYGVVRVNGDSSDSSSSSSGEKNHKYTTTEHKYNYPAYGGPGYMPPYPMYPYPMQYPTYPGYPPMSGYPPYSYNPYMPPPAPQVPQPAPPPPMYPPGPYGYQGGYPPQTAPGQNPANSPNALSNQPQPQQTAPGAGSGGAPNYPPGGSSVINHSLKVNKEYNEDGHHQSST, translated from the coding sequence ATGAAGAGCTGTGTGGCGATTGGAGTCCTTATGGTATTGGTACTCCAGTACGGAGTTGTCCGGGTGAACGGTGATagcagcgacagcagcagcagcagcagtggagAGAAAAATCACAAGTACACCACAACGGAGCACAAGTACAATTATCCCGCATATGGTGGTCCGGGCTATATGCCACCATACCCTATGTACCCATATCCAATGCAATATCCCACGTATCCTGGGTATCCGCCAATGAGTGGCTACCCTCCATATTCCTACAATCCATATATGCCGCCGCCAGCACCACAAGTGCCTCAGCCAGCTCCTCCACCGCCAATGTATCCCCCCGGCCCATACGGTTATCAAGGCGGCTACCCACCACAGACCGCTCCTGGACAGAATCCGGCTAACAGCCCAAACGCGCTTTCCAATCAGCCTCAACCACAGCAGACTGCTCCCGGCGCAGGATCAGGGGGAGCACCAAACTATCCTCCAGGCGGCTCGAGCGTTATTAATCACTCCCTTAAGGTCAACAAGGAATACAACGAGGACGGGCACCACCAATCTTCAACGTAG
- the LOC6527215 gene encoding DET1 homolog translates to MAYEKRLRSQNLVHLLQNRESGYTNVGRQLGRMPLLAYERPFYKCITPCLTIDSITIPPVYLRKFTPDGSKLLAFSQDQRSLIIYSYRGLSCAAVGELIRQADVGSGECFSSQDSILKSTIFERLFATKEALSLCQGDYGLYYLHREFSVFLEEGRYVLLAAMTVLRGALPVDDYVRYPDLFDKLDAFSYVFFLVDLELGLVTDRLILPNDSIVIAHNHGISVFGSTVTIMSRLHQCVYVYWVNDGKFHEQETIGPRPRDFIEKATTNFDSLDATTVLPITHIKQRVLSFLYRQIDADSADTTEKLKEFYKNFEFIEHMIMERMQLVNKELILLRYEERPKDTDTMPMPPSPRRLYVFYTITGEEVIGVYPDYSIDLLQIILQFYDQMSNVRSLQTGDAPSLPLHFFLKQNFVDANESVPFVRHAALRFNPSVPVSSQSLSPSPYLRFNEFSYDDRYVSPLERPNPCCAEPIVFRDRSTQSIKFRLHATARRQISPLAPRELCAFIWHPFEPLVLSIQKCMNSYAYHVHLYNHSTVVEQSSA, encoded by the exons ATGGCCTACGAGAAGCGCCTGCGATCGCAGAACCTCGTGCATCTGCTGCAGAACCGCGAATCCGGATACACCAACGTGGGCAGACAGCTGGGCAGGATGCCGCTGTTGGCCTACGAGCGGCCCTTCTACAAGTGCATCACGCCCTGCCTGACTATTGACTCGATTACGATTCCGCCGGTCTATCTGCGCAAGTTTACGCCCGATGGCAGCAAACTTCTGGCCTTCTCCCAGGATCAGCGCAGCCTGATCATCTACAGCTACAGGGGACTTAGTTGCGCCGCGGTGGGTGAACTAATACGCCAGGCGGACGTGGGCAGTGGGGAGTGCTTTAGTAGCCAGGACAGCATCCTCAAGAGCACGATCTTTGAGCGCCTTTTTGCCACCAAGGAGGCACTGAGTCTCTGCCAGGGCGACTATGGCCTGTACTATCTGCACCGGGAGTTCAGTGTGTTCCTAGAGGAGGGTCGATATGTCCTGCTGGCGGCCATGACTGTTCTGCGCGGCGCTCTGCCGGTCGATGACTACGTCCGGTACCCGGATCTGTTCGACAAACTGGACGCCTTCTCGTATGTGTTCTTTTTAGTGGACTTGGAGCTAGGCTTAGTCACAGATAGACTAATTCTGCCAAACGACTCCATCGTCATTGCCCACAATCACGGCATATCCGTGTTTGGGTCCACAGTAACGATTATGTCCCGGCTGCACCAGTGCGTCTACGTTTACTGGGTGAACGACGGTAAGTTCCACGAGCAGGAGACGATTGGTCCCCGGCCGCGGGACTTTATCGAGAAGGCAACCACAAATTTTGACAGCCTAGACGCCACCACAGTTTTGCCCATAACACACATTAAACAGCGCGTCCTCAGCTTCCTGTACCGCCAAATTGATGCTGATAGTGCCGACACCACGGAAAAACTTAAGGAGTTTTACAAAAACTTTGAGTTT atagaACACATGATCATGGAGAGAATGCAACTGGTGAACAAGGAACTTATACTTTTGCGCTATGAAGAGCGGCCCAAAGATACCGACACCATGCCCATGCCTCCATCACCCCGCCGCTTGTATGTATTCTATACTATAACTGGCGAGGAAGTGATTGGCGTGTATCCGGATTATTCCATCGACCTGCTGCAGATCATATTGCAGTTCTATGACCAAATGAGCAATGTGCGATCCCTGCAAACCGGAGATGCGCCCTCGTTGCCACTGCATTTCTTTCTAAAGCAAAACTTTGTGGATGCCAATGAATCGGTGCCCTTCGTTCGACATGCGGCCTTGCGCTTTAACCCCAGCGTACCAGTCAGCTCCCAGAGCCTCTCGCCGTCGCCCTATCTAAGGTTCAACGAATTCAGTTACGACGATCGGTACGTGTCGCCTCTGGAGCGACCCAATCCTTGCTGCGCCGAGCCCATTGTATTTCGTGACCGTTCCACGCAGTCGATTAAGTTCAGACTGCACGCCACAGCCCGTCGGCAGATTAGCCCTCTAGCACCTCGGGAACTGTGCGCCTTTATTTGGCATCCCTTTGAGCCACTGGTGCTCAGTATCCAAAAATGCATGAACAGCTACGCCTACCACGTGCACTTGTACAACCACAGCACGGTTGTGGAGCAATCGAGTGCCTAA
- the LOC6527216 gene encoding ATP synthase subunit g, mitochondrial, translating into MASLATKGSGLVNRLLTQARPQLDVFLKYAKVELTPPTPADIPAIRQGLGNIIKGAKTGAYKNLTVREAWLNTLVTAEVIFWFYIGECIGKRHIVGYNV; encoded by the exons ATGGCGAGTTTGGCTACCAAGGGATCAGGACTTGTGAACA GGCTCCTCACACAGGCTAGGCCCCAACTGGACGTGTTCCTGAAGTACGCCAAGGTGGAGCTGACGCCCCCGACGCCCGCCGATATTCCGGCCATCCGCCAGGGCCTGGGCAACATCATCAAGGGAGCCAAGACCGGCGCCTACAAGAACCTCACCGTTCGCGAGGCCTGGCTTAACACCCTGGTGACCGCCGAGGTCATCTTCTGGTTCTACATCGGCGAGTGCATCGGCAAGCGCCACATTGTGGGCTACAATGTCTAA